Proteins encoded within one genomic window of Gambusia affinis linkage group LG09, SWU_Gaff_1.0, whole genome shotgun sequence:
- the ints5 gene encoding integrator complex subunit 5 has translation MSVVFDGSPLKAMQSSHSHTAPAALSAQELSQEIKSFISGVDAVQGRKLSIREHARCAVRLLRSVPACRGAVLEHLRGVYDEHVSTFLHNLETEGNASSGSTSNLEDIIQEVHGVLSEFIRLNPRAWAPLVSTWAVDLLGQLSSKHAGRRVAPHSSSLNELLQLWMSCAATRSLMEAYSQCLAAMLAWCPDACVDALLDTSVKHSPHFDWVVAHIGSAFPGTIISRVLACGLKDFCSHGAKDQGPLVEKGSRVPKIGSVVGILGHLAAHHSDSIRKELLRMFQESLVPSTPLSPSSSSTSWEASPQLRRAAVPFLLQLAAMSPNLFGAVSSELVELLRPAVLLQLQALLQGLPREELDNMLGLAVHLISQSPTGGARVLRFLADSATPASVIISGPTPSPHEGVREGCDRLLQMLLLHLHKLVFNRSEGSEVSPFCSTSSQPQRVIPFLEELRSHVAPLCAETLRLERKRHLWLHQLLCLLSVYGGPSVATETLCQLLTQARNPEELALAWQLHATLSSCMAGLVPAAVTHCVAQIHTHTLGRRQLRQLLLNLAAVLQSQDEEKKGAAAGAQSSMAAQIGSAVSVHLHDFGPLLLHGDPAVSHAAVRLLSCSPLPRTASPAHLLLLSRAAVTHFFLALRRRGEAGKAGQDAGQSGEAVSCSVLLLTRFAAYSALTLKAILQQLVEGALHKGNAELFGGQIADMSGAPVATPSVSPDLGASLLDINCRFGTTVNFSGSVWSVFHAGVIGKGLKARTAANLPDPSGVIQNIQTLLAVIVQCCSSSSLNGSQSPSDPEEPPPINAEAAKVVAVTLVENVCPDVANGELSWPPEEHARTTVERDIYIRRCFEAHPVLFHLLQVVAAGRPALCYCSAVLRGLLATLLSHWEGSREASSTDSPWHLQASCLLVSCMGEGQLLPPVLANVHEAFAHLTPFEVRLLLLAVWEYVRGNGPLPQKFVFSSDKGMFCRDFSRDGDVSRYVAPIHSVLHKNIDRLGHLCWRFQL, from the exons TGCCCAGGAACTCTCCCAGGAGATCAAGTCCTTCATCAGCGGCGTCGACGCCGTTCAGGGCCGGAAGCTCAGCATCAGGGAGCACGCCCGCTGCGCTGTGCGGTTGCTGCGCTCGGTCCCGGCCTGCAGGGGCGCTGTGCTGGAGCATCTGAGGGGCGTGTATGACGAGCATGTGTCGACGTTTCTTCATAACCTGGAGACGGAGGGAAACGCCAGCTCTGGATCCACCTCCAACCTGGAGGACATCATACAG GAGGTCCATGGCGTCCTGTCGGAGTTCATCCGTCTGAACCCGCGGGCCTGGGCCCCGCTGGTCTCCACCTGGGCCGTGGACCTTCTGGGCCAGCTGAGCAGCAAGCACGCCGGCCGCAGGGTGGCCCCCCACTCCTCCAGCCTCAACGAGCTGCTGCAACTGTGGATGTCCTGCGCCGCCACGCGCTCCCTCATGGAGGCCTACTCCCAGTGCCTGGCGGCCATGTTGGCCTGGTGCCCAGACGCCTGCGTGGACGCGCTGCTGGACACGTCGGTCAAACACTCGCCACATTTCGACTGGGTGGTGGCCCACATCGGCTCCGCCTTCCCAGGAACCATCATCAGCAGAGTGCTGGCCTGCGGGCTGAAAGACTTCTGCTCCCATGGGGCCAAAGATCAGGGGCCCCTGGTGGAGAAAGGCAGCAGAGTACCGAAGATCGGCTCGGTGGTGGGGATCCTGGGCCATCTCGCCGCTCATCACTCCGACAGCATCAGGAAGGAGCTTCTCAGGATGTTTCAGGAGAGTTTGGTCCCCTCTACTCCCCTCTCTCCCTCgtcctcctccacttcctggGAGGCGTCTCCCCAGCTGCGACGTGCCGCCGTGCCGTTCCTGCTGCAGCTCGCCGCCATGTCTCCCAACCTGTTCGGAGCCGTGTCTTCGGAGCTGGTGGAGCTACTGCGGCCTGcggtgctgctgcagctgcaggctCTGTTGCAGGGCCTCCCCAGGGAGGAGCTGGACAACATGCTGGGGCTGGCCGTCCACCTCATCAGCCAGAGTCCCACGGGAGGCGCCCGAGTCCTCCGCTTCCTGGCGGACTCGGCGACGCCAGCGTCCGTCATCATCTCCGGTCCGACACCGTCACCTCATGAAGGAGTCCGAGAAGGCTGCGACCGCCTGCtgcagatgctgctgctgcatctccACAAACTGGTCTTCAACCGCTCcgaggggtcagaggtcagccctTTCTGTTCAACCTCCTCTCAGCCACAGAGGGTCATCCCGTTTCTGGAGGAGCTGCGCTCACATGTCGCTCCGCTCTGTGCGGAGACTCTGCGCCTGGAGAGGAAGCGCCACCTCTGGCTGCATCAGCTGCTGTGTCTTCTGTCGGTTTATGGTGGTCCCAGCGTCGCCACGGAGACGCTCTGCCAGCTCCTCACCCAGGCCCGCAACCCAGAGGAGCTGGCTCTGGCCTGGCAGCTCCATGCCACGCTGTCGTCCTGCATGGCCGGGCTCGTTCCGGCTGCCGTGACTCACTGCGTGGCTCAGATTCACACGCACACGCTGGGCCGGCGGCAGCTGCGCCAGCTGCTGCTCAACTTGGCTGCGGTGCTTCAGAGCCAGGACGAGGAGAAGaagggagcagcagcaggagctcaGTCTTCCATGGCCGCCCAGATCGGCTCCGCAGTCTCCGTGCACCTCCATGATTTCGGGCCTCTCTTGCTCCACGGAGACCCGGCCGTGTCTCACGCCGCCGTGCGCCTGCTGTCCTGCAGCCCGCTGCCACGCACAGCCTCCCCCGCgcacctgctgctgctttccagAGCCGCCGTCACGCATTTCTTCCTGGCACTACGGAGACGTGGGGAAGCAGGAAAGGCTGGCCAAGACGCGGGGCAGTCGGGCGAGGCTGTGAGCTGCTCAGTTCTGCTCCTGACCCGGTTCGCGGCGTACTCCGCCCTCACCCTGAAGGCCATCCTTCAGCAGCTAGTGGAGGGGGCGCTGCACAAGGGCAACGCTGAGCTGTTCGGCGGCCAGATCGCCGACATGTCTGGAGCTCCTGTGGCCACTCCGTCCGTGTCCCCTGACCTGGGCGCGTCTCTGCTGGACATTAACTGTCGGTTTGGCACCACAGTGAACTTTTCCGGCAGCGTGTGGTCGGTGTTCCACGCGGGTGTTATAGGGAAGGGACTGAAGGCTCGCACTGCTGCAAATCTGCCCGATCCATCAGGAGTCATCCAG aacATCCAGACTCTCCTGGCCGTCATCGTCCAGTGCTGCAGTTCATCCAGCCTCAACGGCTCACAGTCGCCGTCCGATCCCGAAGAGCCGCCACCCATCAACGCCGAGGCAGCCAAGGTCGTTGCCGTCACGCTGGTGGAAAACGTCTGTCCAGACGTGGCCAACGGGGAGCTGTCCTGGCCCCCCGAGGAGCACGCCCGCACCACCGTGGAGCGAGACATCTACATCCGGCGGTGCTTCGAGGCCCACCCGGTCCTCTTCCACCTGCTTCAGGTTGTGGCGGCCGGACGGCCGGCGCTCTGCTACTGCTCCGCCGTGCTCAGAGGCCTTCTAGCTACGCTGCTGTCCCACTGGGAGGGTTCCCGCGAGGCTTCGTCAACAGACTCTCCTTGGCACCTGCAGGCCTCCTGCCTGCTGGTGTCCTGCATGGGCGAAGGCCAACTCCTGCCACCTGTGCTGGCCAACGTCCACGAGGCTTTTGCTCACCTGACCCCGTTTGAGGTGAGGCTGCTGCTCTTAGCCGTCTGGGAATATGTCAGGGGCAACGGGCCGCTGCCCCAGAAGTTTGTTTTCAGCTCAGACAAAGGCATGTTCTGCAGGGATTTCTCACGGGACGGGGACGTGTCCCGGTATGTGGCACCGATCCACAGCGTCCTGCACAAAAACATCGACAGACTGGGACACCTGTGCTGGCGGTTTCAGCTCTGA